A window of the Trichoderma asperellum chromosome 6, complete sequence genome harbors these coding sequences:
- a CDS encoding uncharacterized protein (EggNog:ENOG41), with protein MPLSSKVVIVTGSASGLGRCIAETFLSRGASVTICDVNKERLATASSELSASFSPERLLAVQVDVTDEKSVQSLVEQTVQRFHHIDVVVNNAGIMDKFAPVGDCDTGMWDSILNVNLTGAYFVTKHAMPHLLARAEERGGGEQGSLVINIGSTASFSGLTAGVAYTVSKHGLVAMTKHTAGYYGPRGVYSVALQPGGMNETRITDAFSSGMHKEGLMAIKEAHPKTINVPINHVARYAAFLSEDGIGQSSNGGCITITGNWPEA; from the coding sequence ATGCCCCTCTCCTCCaaagtcgtcatcgtcaccgGCTCCGCCAGCGGTCTCGGCCGCTGCATCGCCGAAACCTTCCTCTCCCGCGGCGCCAGCGTCACAATCTGCGACGTCAACAAGGAGCGCCTCGCCACCGCCTCATCAGAGCTCTCAGCCAGCTTCTCCCCAGAACGCCTCCTCGCGGTGCAAGTCGACGTTACGGACGAGAAATCCGTCCAGTCGCTCGTAGAGCAGACCGTCCAGCGCTTCCACCACATCGACGTCGTTGTCAACAACGCGGGAATCATGGACAAGTTCGCCCCCGTTGGCGACTGCGACACAGGGATGTGGGATTCCATCCTCAACGTAAACCTCACAGGTGCTTACTTCGTCACCAAGCACGCCATGCCGCATCTGCTGGCTCGCGCAGAGGAACGTGGAGGCGGCGAGCAAGGCAGTCTCGTCATCAACATCGGTTCCACGGCGTCCTTCTCGGGCCTGACTGCCGGAGTGGCCTACACCGTCTCCAAGCATGGCCTCGTTGCCATGACGAAGCACACAGCGGGCTATTATGGCCCCCGGGGCGTGTACTCGGTTGCGCTGCAGCCCGGTGGCATGAATGAGACGAGGATTACTGATGCGTTTTCGTCGGGCATGCATAAAGAGGGACTCATGGCCATCAAGGAAGCGCATCCCAAGACGATCAATGTACCCATCAATCATGTGGCCAGATACGCAGCGTTTCTGAGCGAGGACGGCATTGGTCAGAGTTCGAATGGAGGCTGCATCACCATCACTGGTAACTGGCCTGAAGCGTAA